The DNA window CACTCATGACGGGCAGCCTGCCAGCGCCCGCCCCCGAGCGGCCACGGGTTTTCCGCCGGTCCACCGGTATCCGCCGGGCCGCGGCCAGCTGCCGGCGCGGCGGCCCGGATCAGGCGTGGACCGGCGCGAACTCGACGTCGGCGGTGTCGATCGTGCCCGCGGTGCGGCCGGGCGCGGAGTGGAAGCCCCAGTAGAGGTTGGTGTGGGCGATGACCTGCTCCGGCGGCGGGGCGCCGTAGGCGGAGAGGTCCTCGGTGGTGTGGGCGTCGGCGACCAGCGTCGCGTCGTAGCCACGGGTGATCGCGCCGTGCAGCGTGGACCGGATGCACGCGTCGGTCTGCGCGCCGGTCACGACCAGCCGGCCGACGCCGCGCGTGGCGAGGACCGACTCCAGGTCGGTCTCCTCGAAGGAGTCGCCCCAGGCTTTGTGCACCAGCGCCTCGCTGTCGCGGCGCACCAGCTCGGGCACGTACTGCCACTGCTCGCTGCCGGTGGGCAGGTCCTCGCTGCGGTGCTGCACCCAGACCACCTCGACCCCGGCGGCGCGGGCCCGGTCGACGAGGGTGGCGATGTTGCCGACCACCCGGTCCCGGTCGTGGGCGTGCTGCACGACGCCGTTCTGCACGTCGATGACGAGCAGAGCGGTGTGCGGTCGGTCGACGAGCGTGCTCATGGCGCCTCCCGGACGGGTGTCGGCTGGTGCTGACCAACCTAGCCCCGACCACCGACACTCCGGCCGGTCAGATCCGGCCGGGCGGCGGCTCGGCCGCCAGGGTGACCCGGCGGAGCAGGCCGGACAGGGTCCGCCGCTCGTCCGGGGTCAGCACACCGAAGACCCGGATCTCCTCGTCACCGACCACCCCGATGGCCCGCCGCCAGGCGGCCCGGCCGGCGTCGGTGAGCTCCACGTCGATTCGGCGGCGATCCACCTCGGACGGGATCCGTCGGACGAAGCCCCGGCGGACCAGTGCGTCCACCCGCGCGGTGATCGAGGCGGGCGCCATCCGCAGGTCGCCGGCGATCTCCGAGGGCGCCGCCCGGCCGCCCCGGCCGGCGAGGGCGTGCAGGGTGCCGTACTCCTTCTCCTGGAGGTCCAGCTCGGCCAGCGCCCGGTCCTTCACCTCGCGCAGGTGCCGGCTGAGCAGCAGCATCCGGATGACCGCCCCCTCCACGTCGGGGTCCAGGTCGGGCACCACGGGCAGCCAGCGTTCGATGTGCTGCTCGACGGGATCGCGGTCGGTCACAGGAGCAACGGTACGCCGACGACGAAATATTCGCTGTCGAAATATTCGGCGTCGAAGTACTCTGCTCGAATGACGCATCCCCTCCGGCTCCGGGCCTTCCGCCTGCTGTTCCTCGGCCGCACGGTCTCGGCGGTCGGCGACGCCGTGGTCCCCACCGCGCTGGCCCTGGCCGTGCTCCGGGCCACCGGCTCGACCGCCGCCCTCGCCGTGGTGCTCGGCTGCGCGATGGTGCCCCGGCTGCTGCTGCTCCCCCTCGGCGGCGTGGTCGCCGACCGCTTCGACGCCCGCCGCGTCGCCCTCGGCACCGACCTGGTGCGCTGCGTGGCCCAACTGGTCGTCGGCATCGAACTGCTCGGCGGCGTCCCCACCCTGGCCCACCTCGCGGTCGCCTCCGCCGTCGGCGGCGCGGCCTCGGCGTTCGCCATACCGACCTCGTCCCCGCTGGTCGCCGGCACCGTCGACGCCGGCGGCCGGCAGCGGGCCAACGCACTGATGGGCGCCACCGGCAACGCCAGCCGGCTGGCCGGCCCCGCCCTGGCCGGGCTGCTGGTCTGGACCGTCGGACCGGGGTGGGCGTTCGTGCTGGACGGCGCCTCGTTCGCGGTCAGCGCCGCGCTGCTGGCCGTCATCCGGGTGCGGCACGTGCCCGTCCCGCACCGGTCGCTCCGCGCCGACCTGGTGTTCGGTTGGCGCGAGGTCCGCGCCCGCGACTGGTACTGGAGCAGCCTGATCGCCCACGGCGTCTGGAACGGCGCCGCCGCGGTGCTGCTCACCCTCGGCCCGGTCGTCGCCGTGGACCGCCTCGGCGGCGAAGGCGTCTGGGTGCTGCTCCAGCAGGCCGGCGCCGTGGGCCTGCTGGCCGGGTCGCTGCTCGCCGCCCGGGCCCGCCCCCGCCGGCCGGTGCTGCTCGGCAACCTGGCCCTCGCCGCGTACGCGGCGCCGTTGCTGCTGCTCGCCGTCGCCGCGCCCGCCCCGGCGACCGTGACCGCCTACTGCCTCGCGCTGGTCGCCCTCGGCTTCCTCAACCCGGTCTGGGAGACCGTCGTGCAGGGCCAGTTCCCGCCCGAGGTGCTCGCCCGCGTCACCTCGTACGACTGGCTCATGTCGCTGGGCGCCATGCCGCTCGGGTACGCCCTCGCCCCGCTCGCCGCCGGGGCCTGGGGCGCCCCCGTCCCGCTCGCCGTGGCCGGGGTGCTGGTCCTGGTCGCCTGCGTCGGGACGGCCGCCGTCCCCGGCGTACGCCGGCTGGGCTGGCCGGCCCCGACCCCGCCGGCCGCCGCGGAGCCCGCACCGGTGGGGCGCTGAGGCGGGTGGGTCAGAGCCGGTGCCCCGTGGTGGTGTCCACGTGCCCGGGCACCTCGTCGTGCCGCTCCCCCACGCTGGACGTGCCGGACGGCTCGAACATCAGGATCGACGCGCCGTCCGGCGCGGACGGCCGGTGCTCCACCCCGCGCGGCACCACGAACACCGCGCCGCGCGGCAGCACCACCTCGCGTTCCGCGCCGTCCGCCCCGTCGCGCAGGGCGATGCGCAGCTCGCCGTCGAGGACCAGGAAGAACTCGTCGGTGTGGTCGTGGGCGTGCCAGACGTGCTCGCCGGCCACCTTGGCGATCCGGACGTCGTAATCGTTGACGGTGGTGACGATGCGGGGACTCCACAGCTGGTCGAAGCGCGCCAGGGCGGCGGCCAGCTCGATCGGCTCAGGGCTCATCGGCCCATCCTCGCGCAGCGCCGGCGCTCACAGGGGACGGTGCATGACGTGCAGCCCCACCCGCCCGAGCGTGGGGTGCGCGAAGGACTCCGGCACGGTGCCGACCACCGTGAAGCCGAGCCGCCGGTACAGCGCGACGGCCGCCGTGTTGGTCTCGACCACCGCGTTGAACTGCATCGCGGCGAAGCCCTCCCGCCGGGCCCAGTCCAGGGCGTGCTCGCACAGCGCCCGGCCGACGCCGCGGCCCCGGGCGGCGGCGGCCACCATGAAGCTGGCGGTGGCCACGTGCGCGCCCGGCCCGGGCCGGTTGGCGCCCATCTTGGTGGTGCCGAGCACCGTGCCGTCCTCCTCGGCGACCACCGTGCGGCCCGGCGGTCGTTCCACCCACACCTCGTGGGCCACCTCGGCCGGCCACGTCGGGTCGTACGGGAAGGTCTCCTGGGCGGCGATGACGTCCTCGACGATCGGCCAGACCTGGTCCCAGTCGGTCTCGGCGTACTCCCGGATGCGCATGCCGGGCACGGTAGCCGGGCGGTGGGCGGCCGGATACCGATTTGCGTCCGGCGGCGCGGGGCAGCGCGAGGTGGCCGGGCGGGACCATCATGGACGGGTGGCCGAACCCGTCACCGACCTCGACCGCCCCGACACCGGGGCGTCCGCCGCGCCGACCACCCCGCCACCCGGGCCGCGCACCGCCGCGCCCTGGTTGGTCGGCGGGGCCGTCACCGCCGTGCTGCTGCTGCTCGCCGGGCGCTACGGCAACCACCGCGACGAGCTCTACTTCCTGCTCTGCGGCCGGCACCTCGACTGGGGCTACGTCGACCAGGGCCCGCTCGTGCCCGCCCTCGCGCGGCTGGCCGACACCCTCGCGCCCGGCAACCTGGTGCTCCTGCGCACCCCGTCGGCGCTGATCGCCGGCGCGGCTGTGGTGCTGGTCGCGGCGATCGCCCGGGAGTTCGGCGCGGGCCGCGGCACCCAGCTGGCCGCCGCCGTGCTCGCCGCCGCGGCCGGGGTGGTGCTGGCCCCCGGTCACCTGCTCAGCACGACCACGGTCGACCTGCTGGTCTGGCTGGTCGCCGCCTGGTGCGCGGTGCGGATGCTGCGCACCGGCGACAGCCGCTGGGCGCTCGGCATCGGCCTGGTGCTCGGCGCGGGCACGCTCAACAAGCTGCTGCCCGGGCTGCTCGCCGTCGGACTGCTGGCCGGGGTGCTCATCGCCGGGCCGCGCCGGCTGCTGCGCGACCGGTGGGTGCTGGCCGGCGCCGGCGCCGCCGCCCTGCTCGCCGTGCCCTACCTCGCCTGGCAGGCCACGCACGGCTTCCCCCAGCTCTCGGTGGCCTCGTCGATCGCCGGTGGCGACAGCTCCTACAGCGGCCGGCTCGACGCGATCGTGCTCCAGCTGCTCATCATCAGCCCGTTCGCCACCCCGGTGTGGATCGCCGGGCTCGTGGCGCTGCTGCGCCGGCCCGGCTGGGCGGCGTACCGGGCGCTCGGCTGCGCCTGGCTCGTGGTGTTCGCGATCGTCGTGCTGGCCGGCGGCAAGGGCTACTACGACGCCCCGCTGCTTTTGGTGCTCACGGCGGCCGGCGCGGTGGTCACCGCCGACTGGGCCCGGCGCGGCGTGGCCCGGGCCCGGCAGGCGCTGCTCGCCACGGCCGCCGCCCTGATGGTCGCCAGCAGCGCGATCCTGCTGCTTCCCACCCTGCCCGCCGACCGCCTGCCCGGCTTCGTGGTCGAGGTCAACTACGACGCGGGCGAGACCATCGGCTGGCCGGCGTTCGCCGACTCGGTCGCCGCCGTGCACCGGGCCCTGCCGCCCGAGGAGCGCGACCGGGCGATCGTGCTCACCGGCAACTATGGCGAGGCCGGCGCGCTGGCTCGCTACGGCCCGGCCCGCGGCCTGCCCCGGGCCTACTCCGGGCACAACAGCATGGCCGGGTTCGGCCGGCCGGCCGACGACGCCGACGTGGTGATCGTCGTCGGCTGGGAGCGACCCGACCCGCTGCGCGCCTGGTTCACGGAGGTCACCGAGGCCGGCCGGGTCGACCAGCGCGTCGACGTGGACAACGACGAGAACGGCGGGCCGATCTTCGTCTGCCGCGGCCTGCGCCGCCCCTGGTCGCAGATCTGGGACAGTGAGGTGAGCCACGCCTCCTGAGCGGCGGGCGCACGGCCGCCGGGCGACCGGTGGGACCGGGCCATACTTGTCGCCATGCTCTGGGGTGTCAGCGGACCGCTCTTCCTTCTCGACTACCTGGGTGCGGTCGCCGTGGCCGTCGCCGTCGCGCTGGCGGCGCGGGAGCTGACCGGCCGGCAGGCCCGGGGGGACCTCCCGGACGCGGTCGAGCTGGCCTACCTCACCGACCGCGCCCTGCTGGCCTGTCAGGTGGGCGTGGCCGCGCTGCACCGCGCCGGCGTCGTACGCCTCGGCGAACTGGCCACCCTGTCCGTGGACGGCCCGCCGCCGCCCCGGTCGCCCGCGCTGGTCCGCGCCCTGCACGCCGCGCTGCGCCGGCCGCAGACCTGGGCCGCGGTGCTCGCCGACCCCGGTGTCGGCCGGGCGCTGCGCCGGCTGGTCGGCCGGCTCGTCCGGGACGGCTGGCTGCTCACCCCGGCGCAGCGGCGACGCATCGCGCTGGGCACCCTGCCGCTGTTCGCGGTCGCCGCGGTCGGGGTGACCCGGCTGGTGGAGAGCGCCGTCGAGGGACGGGACGCCGGTGGCCCGGCCTCCGTGGTGGGCCTGCTGCTGTGCTGCCTGGCCACCGCGCTGGGCGGCTGGTGGCTGTGCGAGGTGCCGGAGACCGGCGCGGCCGCCCGCCGGCTGCTGCGCCGACAGCGCCGGGAGCACGCCGAGCTGGATCCGCAGCGGCGGCCGACCTGGCGGGAGCGGGGCGCCGACCAGCTGCTGATCGCGATGGCGCTGTTCGGGCCGCGCCCGCTGCTCGCCGTCGACCCGGGTTTCGCCGTGCAGGTCGGCGTCGACCCGGAACGCAACCGCCCCGCCCCGGAGCCGAAACCCGCCCGCCGCTGACCGGGCGGGGCCGGCGCCTCCCCTGCCCGGCGCCGGCCCCACCGCTCAGCGCAGCTCGTCGGCGGACCGGATCACCCGCGCCAGGTCCCGCACCTCGGCGTCCTCGGTGGCGGCGGCCGCCCCGTCCGCGATGGTGGCCAGGTCGGTCAGCCGGACCGGCCCGTCGGACTCCGCACCCCGCAGCGTCTCGGCGAACCAGGCCGCCGCGTAGCAGGCCCGCAGCCGCGGTGAGGCCGTGGCGAAGCCGGGCTGCACGTCGGCGACCGTCACCGACCCGTACGTCTCGGCCGGGGTCCGGTCGGCCGGGTCGGTCCAGCGCACCTGCACCTGGGCGATCCGGTCCGAGGGGGCCGCGCCCTCGGCGAGCCGGACCGCGTACAGCGCGGTGACGCTGTGCCCGGGGCCGACCTCGCCGCCGTCGACCCGTTCGTCGCGGAAGTCCTCGTCGGCCACGGCGCGGTTGTCGTAGCCGACCAGCCGGTAGGAGCGCACCGCCTGCGGCGCGAAGGTCACCTGCACCTTGGCGTCCAGCGCCCGCACGCTGAGCGTGGCCGGCAACTGCCGGACGAACACCTCGCGGGCCTGATCCCGCTCGCTGACGTAGACGGCGAAGCCGTCGCCCCGGTCGGCGAGCTGCTCCATCAGCTCGTCGCCGTAGCTGCTGCCCACGCCCACGCCGAGCAGGGCGATCTGCTTCTCCGCCTCGGCGCGTACCCGGCGCAGGATCGGCTCGGCGTCGGTGCTGCCGACGTTGGCCAGCCCGTCGGAGAGCACGATCACCCGGTTCGTCCGGCCGGGGCGGAAGCCGTCCCGGGCCACCCGGTACCCGAGCACCAGCCCGGCTTCCAGGTTGGTGCTGTCCCGGGTGTGCAGCGAGTCGATCGCCGCGTGCAGCGGCCGGGCGTCGGCGACCGGTGTCATCTCCCGCACCACCCGGGCCTCGTCGCTGAACTCGACCACGGCGATGGAGTCGGTGGGGCGCAACTGGTCCACCAGCGTGTGCAGGGCGTCGCGGACCAGGTCGAGCCGGCCCGGCTCGCCCATCGATCCGGAGACGTCGATGACGAAGGTGAGCGCCGCGTCGGGGCGGCGTTCCTCGTCCTCGGCGCGGGTCTGCAGGCCGACCCGCAGCAGCCGCTCGTCGGCGGCGGCCTCGTGGGTCTCCGGCAGGCGGGCGCCGTCGACGTGCACGGCGAAGCCGTCCCCGGCGGGCTGCGGGTAGTCCTGGCGGAACGAGTTGACGAACTCCTCCGGCCGCACCGCGCCGCGCTCCGGCAGCCGGCCGTCCATGATGAGCCGCCGGGCGTAGCCGTACGACGCGGTGTCGACGTCGACGGCAAAGGTGGAGAGCGGGTCGTCGGAGGCCCGGGTCTCGTCACCGGACCAGGGGGCGCCGGAATCCGGGCGGACCGGCCCGTGGGCCGCGCCGCTGCGCTGTCCGCCGCCGTCGGCGGTGCAGGCGCCGGCCGTCACGGTGGTCGCCAGCGCCGCCAGCAGCAGCACCGACCGTCTCAGGTGGACCATGGTTCCTCCAAGGGGTGGGGACGGGTCATGGCCATTGACGCAGGGCGACGAGGTGGCGGATCCCGCCGTGGCCGAGCCGATACCCAAGCGCGACCCTCGTGACCGATCCGTGCGCGGGCCGTTACCTGAGCGGCCCGGCGGGCGGCGGCGTCGTCCATGGGGCAGAGTGGGCGCACGGCCGGCGGTGGCCGGTGGCGAGCAGGAGGTGAGCCCGTGGACGGCCCGACCGGGGTGGTGTTCCCCGCGACCGGCGACGGCCGGCGCAGCACGACCGTGCTGGGGCGGGCGGTGGTCGCCGACGCCCTGCGGGCGGTGGACCCGGTCGGCGCCCGTTCCGCCGAGCACGAGACCGACTGGCGGCACGGCTACCTCGGTCACTTCCGCCGGCTCGTCGAGGCCGGCCTGCTGTCCCGGGAGGCCGCGCTCACCGTCGCCCGGGACGGGCTCGCCGGCCTGCACGACCGGATGCGCTACATTCCCGCCGATGGCGGCGAGGTCGCGCTGGACGAGGCGTTCGCGCTGCCCGATGAGGAGCCGCCGCTGCAGACCGCCACGGTGACCGGCGCCGGCCCGGTGGAGCGTGAGCTGTCCGTGCCGTACCGCGGGCAGCGCCTGCGCGGCGACGACCTGCGCCGCCGCCTCGACGCCTGGGTGGACGCGGGCGTCGTCGAGCCGAGCTTCGCCGAGGCCGTCCGGGCGGTGCAGGCCAACCCGGACTGGTTGGACCTGTGCGACCTGCGGATCGTGGTGCTGGGCGCGGGCGCCGAGATGGGCCCGCTGCCGTCGGTGCTGCGCTGGGGCGGCGACGTGGTCGCCGTCGATTTGCCCCGCCCGGAGATCTGGCGCCGCCTGCTGCGCGCCGCCCAGCGGCACGGCGGCCGGCTGCGCCTGCCGGTGCGGCCCGGCACCGGCGACGGCGACGCCGCCCTCGCCGCCGGCGCCGGCGCCGACCTGCTGCACCGCCTGCCGCAGGCCGCCCGCTGGCTCGACGGCCTGGACGGCCGGCTCGTGCTCGGCAACTACGTGTACGCCGACGGCGCGACCAACGTCCGGGTCGCCACCGCGGTCGACGCGCTCACCGTTCACCTGGGGCGACGTCGCCCGGACACCGCGCTGGCCTTCCTGGCCACCCCCACCGACGTGTACGCCGTGCCCGCCGAGGCGGTGGCCCACGCCGAACGCGGGTACGCCGCCCGCGGACTGGCACGCCGGTCCCTGCGGCTGCTCTCCGGCGGCCGGCTGCTGCACCGCAACTACCCGCCCGGCGCCGATCCCGGGATCAACGACAGTCTCGTGCCGCAGCAGGGGCCGAACTACGCGCTGGCCAAGCGGCTGCAACGCTGGCGGGCGGCCGTGGCCCGGGACGCGGGCGCCACCGTGTCGTTCACCGTGGCGCCGCCCACCCGGACCCGCTCGGTGCTGCGCAACCGCGCTCTCGCGGCCGCGTACGCCGGGGCGCACCGGTTTGGCATCGAGGTGTTCGAACCGGCCACCAGCAACACCCTGATGGCCGCGCTGCTCGTGCACGACCTGCGCACCGGCGGCGGTCCGGTCCAGGACCACCCGTGGCGGGACGAGGCGTACGCGGCGGCGCACGGCGGCCTGTGGCGGGTGCCGTACGCCCCGCGCAGCGCGCTCGGCCTGGCCGTGCTGCTGGGACTGGGCGGCGCACGGGCCTGACAGGTTTCCTTCTCTCGGGCGCCGGGAAGGCACCGGCATGGCCGAGACCTTCGCAGATCAGGACCTGACCACCCTGCGGTCCATCGCGCGCGGGGCCGGAATAACGGACACCGAGCGCATGCCGCACGACGAGCTGGTCGACATGTTGCGCCGCGCAGGGCTGGCCGACCCGGACGCCCGGCCGGTCGACACGAGCCTGGCCGATCCGGGTGACCCCGGTGTGCCCGGCGCGTACCACGCGCAGGGCGTCGGACGGCGGGAGTCCGCCGGCGGCGCGGGCGGGCAGACCGCCTCCGCCCGCGGCGCGGGCGAGCAGACCGCCGACTGGCCGGACCAGCCGACCGACGATCGGGCCGGGCTGTCCGGTCTGCCCCGCAGCAGCCTGGACCTGGGTGATGAGAGCACCGGCGGGCGGGCTGCCGAGGAGGCGATCGGCGCCCGGCCCGGGGAGTCCGGCACCGAGATCGACGACCGCACCGAAGACGACTGGCCGGATCAGCCGACCGACGATCCGGCCGGGCTGTCGGGTCTGCCGCGCAGCAGCCTGGACCTGGGTGACGAGAGCACCGGCGGGCGGGCTGCCGAGGAGGCGATCGGCGCCCGGCCCGGGGAGTCCGGCACCGAGATCGAGGATCGCACCCAGTCCTGAGATCGACGGGAACCGCGAGTCACCCTCCGCTGCGGGGGGTGACTCGCGGGACATTTTGGACCGTTGATCCTGTTTGGTCGCCCGATGCACCTCTGCGTCGTCTGAGACGAATATGCCGGGTCTTCCAGATATGCGAATAGTGAAAGATCGCCCCACGCTCTCACTTTCAAACAAGGACATACACTCACAAGCTCCCCAATAGCCTCAGCCGGTGGCTTCTCGCATCTCGTTCGACCGGCTCCCCGGCGGCCCGCACCCTCCGATGACAACAGTCCCGCCCCGACCCGCCCGCCCGGTCTTCGTCGACGCCACCGGCGCCCGCCGGCAACGGATCCGGCGCGCCGGCATCCTCCTCGCGCTGGCCTCGCTGAGTTACCTGCCGATGGCCGGCGCCGCCCTGCTCCCGGGCCCGGCGACGCCGATGCTGCCCGGCCCCGTCTCGGTCGGCGGCGCCCCGAGCGGCGCAGCCACCCGCCCACCCGCCCTCGCCCCCTCGCCCGGGACCCCGCAGCCGCGACCGGCTCGCCCGTCGACGAAGGCGGGAGCGCCAGTGGCGCCGGCCCTCGCGCAACGCCCGGCCCGCAACGCGCGACCGGCGCCCCGGCAGGTCGACCCCGCCCCGGTCGGCGCACCGCCGCAGGACCCGCCTGCCGCCCCGACCACGTCGCCGACCCCGCCGCCGCAGGACCCGACGCCGCCCGTCACCCCGACGCCGTCCGCGACCACCGAGCCCGGCACCACCCCGCCGACCCTGCCCGCCCTGCCCGAGACCGGTCCGGAGGTCGTCGGATGACGCTCCCGAGCCGTCGCACCGCCGGCCGCTTCGTCGTCGCGTCGCTGGCCCTGGTGGTCGGGTCCGTGCTGCTGGTCGAGGCGTACGCGAACGCCAGCTTCCGCCCCGACCACGTCCGTGACGCCGAGGACCAGGTCACCGTGCCCGCGGAGATCCTGCGCGGCGGCCCGGTGCTCGACGCCCGGGGCGCGCAACCGCGCACCTACCGGCTGCCCGCGCGGACCATCGCCCTCACCTTCGACGACGGGCCGGACCCGACCTGGACGCCCCGGGTCCTCGACGTGCTGCACCGACACCACGCCCCGGCCACCTTCTTCGTCATCGGGTCGCAGGTGGCCCGCCACCCGGACCTGGCCCGCCGCGCCGTGGCCGAAGGGCACGAACTGGGCGTGCACACCTTCACCCACCCCGACGTCAGCCTGCTGCCCGCCTGGCGGCGGCGGATGGAGTACGCGCAGACTCAGATGGCGATCGTGCACGCCGCCGGGGTCCGCACGAGTCTGCTGCGCTTCCCGTACTCATCCGAGCCCAGCGCCGTCGACGACGCGAACTGGCCGGTCATCCGGCAGGCCGCCGGGCGGGGCTACCTGACCGTGGTCAACGACCTCGACGGCGAGGACTGGACGCGGCCGGGCGTGGACGCCATCGTGCGGAACCTGACGCCGGCCGGCGACGCGGGTGCCGTGGTGCTGCTGCACGACGCCGGCGGCGACCGGTCGCAGACCCTCGCGGCCCTGGACCGCTTCATCCCGCTGATGCGCGCCCGTGGCTACACCTTCACCACGGTCAGCGGAGGGATGAACCGGGCGCGACCGGAGGCGGCCGCGTTCGCCGGCAACGTCGCGGCGTCCACCGGGGACCGCTGGCGGGCCGCCCCGATCTGCTGGGCCGTCCGGTTGGCCGACGGGATCCTGCGCGGCCTCGCCCTGCTCTTCGTGGTGGTCGGGCTGCTCATGTTGACCCGTACCCTGCTGCTGCTCCTGCTGGCACGTCGGCTCGCCCGGCGCCGACGGGCGCACCGCTGGCCCTGGGGAGTGACGACCGCGCCGGTCTCGGTGATCGTGCCCGCGTACAACGAGCGGGCCGGCATCGTCGCCACCGTCCGGTCCCTGGTCGCCAACGACCATCCCGGGATCGAGGTGATCGTCGTCGACGACGGCTCGACCGACGGCACCGCCGACCTCGTCGACGCGCTCGGCCTGCCCGGCGTCCGGGTCATCCGCAAACCCAACGGTGGCAAGGCGACCGCCCTCAACACCGGACTCCTGTACGCCTCGCACGACATCATCGTCACCGTCGACGCGGACACCGTCTTCGAGCCGGACGCGATCCGGCGGCTCGTCGAGCCGTTCACCGACCCGGGGATCGGCGCGGTGGCCGGGAACGTCAAGGTCACCAACCGGCACCGGCTGCTCGGGAAGTGGCAGCACATCGAGTACGTCATCGGCTTCAGCCTCGACCGCCGGTTCTACGAGAAGCTGGGCTGCATCCCGACCGTGCCCGGCGCGATCGGCGCCTTCCGTCGCCGCGCCCTGACCGAGGTCGGCGGGGTGAGCGGCGACACACTGGCCGAGGACACCGACGTCACCATGGCGGTCCTGCGGGCCGGGTGGCGGGTGGTGTACCAGGACCGCGCCCGGGCCTGGACGGAGGCGCCCGCCTCGGTGGGCGACCTGTGGCGGCAGCGCTACCGCTGGAGCTACGGCACCCTCCAGTCGATGTGGAAGCACCGCGGCGCATGGCGTGACCGGGGCCCCGGCGCCCGGTTCGGCCGGTTCGGCCTGCCCATGCTGGCCCTGTTCGGCGTGCTGCTTCCCCTGCTCGGGCCGGTGCTCGACGTGCTCGCCGTCTACGGACTGTTCTTCCTGGACACCAAGGAGACGGCCGTGGCCTGGCTGGTCATGCTGGCCGTGCAGATGCTCACGGCGGCGGTGGCCTTCAAACTCGACCGGGAACCGCTGCGCCCGCTGCTCACCCTGCCCATCCAGCAGTTCGCCTATCGCCAGCTGATGTACCTGGTGCTGGCCCGGTCGATGGTCACCGCGCTGACCGGCGCCCGGCTCGGCTGGCGCCGGGTCAAGCGGGCCGGCGAGGCGGTCGAGAAGACGCCCGTGCCGCAGGGCGCCGGAGCGCGGCCGGGCCGGGACCGTTGGTTCGACACCCTGCGGGCCCTCGCGCTGGGCCGGGTCATCGCGTACCACCTGTTCGGCGCCGCCTGGCTGAGCTTCGCCTTCCCCGCCATGGGGGTGATGTTCGCCGTCGGCGGCTCGCTCATGGCCCGCTCACTGGACCTTACGCCGGAGCGGGCGGTCAGCGGCCGGCTGCGTCGCCTGCTGCCCGGACTGTGGGCGCTGGGCCTGGTGCTGGTGCCGCTGATGCTCTGGCACGGCTGGTCCGACCGGCCCGCCTGGCCGGCGCTGTTGAGCTGGGCGGTGCCGCTGGTGCAGCCGCCGGGCAACGAGTGGGCGGCGGACGTGACCGGGGTGCTCTGGTACCTGGTGACGTACCTCTGGTTGGTGCTGCTCTCCCCCGCGATGCTGGCGCTGCACCGGCGGTGGCCCCTGTGGTCGGTGCTCGTGCCACTGGCCGGCGTGGTGCTGCTCCAGACCGTGGCGCCCGGGTTCGACGGGCCGGTCGAGTCGGTGCTGACCGACCTGGTCACGTTCGCCGCCTGCTGGATGGTGGGCTTCGCGCACCAGGACCTCCGGTTGCGGCGGCTCCCGCTACCGGCGCTGCTGGGCCTGGCGGTGCTCTGCCTGGGCGTGGCGGTCGGCTGGCTGGCCACGCATCCCGGCGTGGGCCGCGACCTCAACGACATCCCCGTGGCGCAGGCGTTCTGGTCGCTCGGGTTCGTGCTGGTGCTGCTGCGCGCCGCGCCGCCGATGGGCTGGCTGTCGCGGC is part of the Micromonospora halotolerans genome and encodes:
- a CDS encoding TIGR04222 domain-containing membrane protein — translated: MLWGVSGPLFLLDYLGAVAVAVAVALAARELTGRQARGDLPDAVELAYLTDRALLACQVGVAALHRAGVVRLGELATLSVDGPPPPRSPALVRALHAALRRPQTWAAVLADPGVGRALRRLVGRLVRDGWLLTPAQRRRIALGTLPLFAVAAVGVTRLVESAVEGRDAGGPASVVGLLLCCLATALGGWWLCEVPETGAAARRLLRRQRREHAELDPQRRPTWRERGADQLLIAMALFGPRPLLAVDPGFAVQVGVDPERNRPAPEPKPARR
- a CDS encoding ArnT family glycosyltransferase → MAEPVTDLDRPDTGASAAPTTPPPGPRTAAPWLVGGAVTAVLLLLAGRYGNHRDELYFLLCGRHLDWGYVDQGPLVPALARLADTLAPGNLVLLRTPSALIAGAAVVLVAAIAREFGAGRGTQLAAAVLAAAAGVVLAPGHLLSTTTVDLLVWLVAAWCAVRMLRTGDSRWALGIGLVLGAGTLNKLLPGLLAVGLLAGVLIAGPRRLLRDRWVLAGAGAAALLAVPYLAWQATHGFPQLSVASSIAGGDSSYSGRLDAIVLQLLIISPFATPVWIAGLVALLRRPGWAAYRALGCAWLVVFAIVVLAGGKGYYDAPLLLVLTAAGAVVTADWARRGVARARQALLATAAALMVASSAILLLPTLPADRLPGFVVEVNYDAGETIGWPAFADSVAAVHRALPPEERDRAIVLTGNYGEAGALARYGPARGLPRAYSGHNSMAGFGRPADDADVVIVVGWERPDPLRAWFTEVTEAGRVDQRVDVDNDENGGPIFVCRGLRRPWSQIWDSEVSHAS
- a CDS encoding MFS transporter; the protein is MTHPLRLRAFRLLFLGRTVSAVGDAVVPTALALAVLRATGSTAALAVVLGCAMVPRLLLLPLGGVVADRFDARRVALGTDLVRCVAQLVVGIELLGGVPTLAHLAVASAVGGAASAFAIPTSSPLVAGTVDAGGRQRANALMGATGNASRLAGPALAGLLVWTVGPGWAFVLDGASFAVSAALLAVIRVRHVPVPHRSLRADLVFGWREVRARDWYWSSLIAHGVWNGAAAVLLTLGPVVAVDRLGGEGVWVLLQQAGAVGLLAGSLLAARARPRRPVLLGNLALAAYAAPLLLLAVAAPAPATVTAYCLALVALGFLNPVWETVVQGQFPPEVLARVTSYDWLMSLGAMPLGYALAPLAAGAWGAPVPLAVAGVLVLVACVGTAAVPGVRRLGWPAPTPPAAAEPAPVGR
- a CDS encoding cupin domain-containing protein, whose protein sequence is MSPEPIELAAALARFDQLWSPRIVTTVNDYDVRIAKVAGEHVWHAHDHTDEFFLVLDGELRIALRDGADGAEREVVLPRGAVFVVPRGVEHRPSAPDGASILMFEPSGTSSVGERHDEVPGHVDTTTGHRL
- a CDS encoding isochorismatase family protein, whose protein sequence is MSTLVDRPHTALLVIDVQNGVVQHAHDRDRVVGNIATLVDRARAAGVEVVWVQHRSEDLPTGSEQWQYVPELVRRDSEALVHKAWGDSFEETDLESVLATRGVGRLVVTGAQTDACIRSTLHGAITRGYDATLVADAHTTEDLSAYGAPPPEQVIAHTNLYWGFHSAPGRTAGTIDTADVEFAPVHA
- a CDS encoding MarR family winged helix-turn-helix transcriptional regulator, which gives rise to MTDRDPVEQHIERWLPVVPDLDPDVEGAVIRMLLLSRHLREVKDRALAELDLQEKEYGTLHALAGRGGRAAPSEIAGDLRMAPASITARVDALVRRGFVRRIPSEVDRRRIDVELTDAGRAAWRRAIGVVGDEEIRVFGVLTPDERRTLSGLLRRVTLAAEPPPGRI
- a CDS encoding GNAT family N-acetyltransferase — translated: MRIREYAETDWDQVWPIVEDVIAAQETFPYDPTWPAEVAHEVWVERPPGRTVVAEEDGTVLGTTKMGANRPGPGAHVATASFMVAAAARGRGVGRALCEHALDWARREGFAAMQFNAVVETNTAAVALYRRLGFTVVGTVPESFAHPTLGRVGLHVMHRPL